In Roseibium algicola, the DNA window CGCAAGCGCAACCCAGCGAGCTGTGTTGCCTTCAAAATAAAAACAGACCGCAACCGCAGGAACCGCCAATATGCGCCCATAGGTTAGGAGATTGGGCAGGCTCAGGACAATATTTCGTTTCATGTCGGCTTTCGGATTTCGGGCTGAACCCGGCGCTATCGGTCCGGGATACGGGTTCCCGGCAGCGCCATGACTATTCATTTCCGGTGAAGATCCGGTCCTGGCTCAATCGAATATGCTATCGCCGACCTGGTCAATCATCAATTTGGCCTTGCGGATCATCTCGTTGGCCGCAGCTTCCTCGTCCGGCAGCGTGTCTGCACGAATGAAGGTATGCACCTTGGTTGTCTCGCCAACCTGCTTTTCAATCCGGCCGCTGACCTGCCATTGGCCGTTCGACAGCTGGGGCTGAGCGACGATCAGGTAACCGTCATAGTCCACCGTCGTTGCCTTCGAGGCGCCTTTGTTGCCGTCTCCGGAAGAGCCGAAAAGGGATTTGAACATCTTGCCGAGCATCTGAGGCCTCAATCCGTTTCATTTGCCCCCTTTTACGAGGGGCGGGGAAGGGCTTCAAGGGGAGAGGCCGGAGAAGCTTGCGGGAATTTGCATTCTTCAGCGCAAGGTGATGGCGCAGAGGCGTCTCGTCCGGCCTGCTCACCTGTTCGGCGATTTGAGGTTCTTGCGTTGTCTGGCTTGAAGACCTAGCGATCGAGCACGACGAAACCCTGACGTTCGAAGGCTTCGCGCGCGTCGGGGCCCTGGAGATAGGCTAGAAACTCTTCTTCCGCAGGTGTGTCCCGATTGGCCAGATCCGCCACCGGATACACAATCGGCGGATGGCTCTCTGCCGGAAAGGTTCCAACGACAGTCACATTGTCCTCTGCCACGGCGTCCGTGGCATAGACAATGCCGTAGGGCGCTTCACCCGTTGCCACCAGCGCAAGCGCGGAACGAACATTGTCCGACTGCGCTACACGTGGTTCCGCATCGTCCCACAGCCCGAGGCTTTGCAGGGCTGCCTTGCCGTAAATGCCTGCGGGCACCGCGTCGACCAAAGCCATGGCAAGACGGTTGTCGCCCAGGATTTCGGGGAGGTTCAGATCGGCCGAAATATCGAGCGGCTTTGCTTCACGGCCGTGTGCAATCAGGACGAGGGAATTGTTCAACAGGTCGAACCGGGTGCCGGCCTCCAGCAGCTCGTCCTTTTCCAGAACATCCATCCAGTCCGGATTCGCCGAGATGAAGATGTCCGCCGGTGCTCCCTGCTGGATCTGCCGTGCAAGCGCCGAAGAGCCAGCAAGTGATATCACCAGATCATGTCCGGTGGCTGCTTCGAAACGCTGTTCGATCTCTTCCAGGGCGTCCGCCAGGCTTGCTGCGGCAAAAACAGTGACTTCCCCTGCTGCCGCAGTGGTTGGCTGAGCCGCAAGGCCTGCAAGAAAGGCCGCACCAGCCAGAGAGCGCAAGCAGGCGAAGAGACTGGAATTGGACATGCAGCTGGTTCCTCAAAATTGCGATATGTTTCTTCGGGAATATCGCAGGCGAAGCTGCCAAAAGGCAAGCGTTATATTCCGTCGGGAATATCGCTCAGCAGGGTTTTCAGTTTTTCGATGTGCGGGTCTCCGGCGGCACGCGCCTTCAGTTCAATCGCGCGATACTCCTCGAGAACGGCGAGGCCGGTCTCGGTAATCTGCGCCCCACCGCCTTTTGCACCGCCGCGGCTGCGTTCCACGAGGGGGGAGCGGAACATGGCATTGAGGGTTTCCACAAGTTGCCAGGCCCGCTTGTAGCTCATGCCCATCTCACGACCCGCGGCCGCTATCGATCCGGTGCGCTGAATGCGTTCCAGCAACTCGGCCTTGCCGGGGCCCATCATTTCGTCCGGGCCGAACACGAGGCGGATGCGGAACCGGGGACTGCTGTCTTCGTCTCTCATGCGCCGATATTGACCCTGCCGGCCACGCCTGGACAAGGCGCAAATTTCGGTTCCGAGGGTTTGTCCAAGTGTGCCGGTGAGGTCAGCGCCAACGGATTGGCGCAGCGTACAGTGCACCGGGGCAATCCCGGACCGGTGCGCAGGTACCGCGCACCGGCTTGTTTGGTCTACTCGGCAGCCTCTTCCATTGGGCTCTGCCGCACTGTGGCAAGCTCGCTTGCATCCTCCCAGCCGGGGGCATCGTCGAAGGCGACAACGGGGCGCTGTTTCTTCCGGTTGAGCAACAGTCTGGTGGCGTCCCGCTTGGCATAATGACCCGCCGGATCGGCAGCTGCCTTGGCGAAGGCGATCATGCCGAGGTCGATGTCCGCAAAGACGAGGCCTTCTTCGTCCTGAGCGATCTGAGTGCCGATTTCCTGTCCGTCCGGGGCGTAAATGCGGGTATAGCCGCCGCCGAGCGGGCATAGTGCTTCCTTTTCCGGATCGCCCTGGCAGAGCTCGTCCTGGATGTCCCTGGTGACCAGCGAGCAGGGTGCAAGCACGAAACAACCGCCTTCAACCGCGTAGATCATCGACGCCGCGTTGTTGACTTCGTGGCCAAGGGCGTAGGCCGTGCCCTTGTAGAGGTGGAGATTGGGCCAGGCGGCGCAATGGATCTGCTCGTTCTGGGCATACATGGCGTATTTCGACAGCGGTTGCAGGTGTTCCCAGCAGGCCAGCTGGCCGATGCGGCCGAGGGAGGTTTCGACCACGGCAAGATCAGAGCCGTCGCCTTCGCCATAGACCGTGCGTTCCACGTGGGTGGGTTTCAGCTTGCGCCGGCGGTTCACGACCGTGCCGGTCTCGTCGAAATGCCATTGGGCTATATAAAGCGAGCCGCCGTCACGTTCCGAGCAGCCCATGGAAAGCTGGATGTTGTTTTTCCGGCAGGCGTCGGCCAGGCGCTTTTCATGGTCCGAACCGGCTACGATGGAATTTTCGAAATAGCGTCCGGCAAACTGCATCTGCCAGGCGACGGGGCCGAGCCAGATGTAGTTTGGATAACCGGGCAGCCAGGTTTCGCTGAAGGCGACCAGTCTGGCTCCGGCTGATGCAGCTTCCTCGATCAGGCGGACGGCCTTGTCGATGCCGGCATCAAGATCGAGAAAACAGGGGGCAGCCTGGACGGCTGCGACTTTGAATTGCTTGGTCATGTGATGTCCTCCTAGGCCTCCCAGCCTGCCGGAGTGACGACGAGATTACTTTTGTCCCTGAGCCAAAAAACTTGCGTTTTTGGGCAGACTGCCGAAAATCGACCAGTCGAAAACGGAAACGGATATGAGCGGCCAGGCCTCATACAGCACAGTGGACATCGCACCGCGCGATCGCTTCGCCTATTGGCGGGAAGCGGTTTGTGACTCTTATGTCCAGCTGGGCTGTGAAGCGGGCGAGGGCCCCGGTTTCGTCGGCAGTCTGGATATCGAGCGCCATTCGGCCCTGTCCGTTTCCAGAGTGTCCGGGACAGCCCACAGGGTGGTGCGGCGCCCCAGCGACATCCGGTCGGCGTCGGAAGCCGATTTCCTCGTCAGCCTGCAGACCGCAAACTCCTCGCGTCTGACCCAATTCGGAAAAACATCGGTGCTGCGTCCCGGCGACATGGTGGTCTATGACAGCACCCAGCCCTATTGTCTGGATCTGACGGAACCCTTCTCGCAAACGGTCCTGCAGTTTTCGAAGGCAAGTCTGCTCTCCCGATTGCCATTTGCCGAGACGCTCGGCGGAACCTGGATCGACGGGCAAAGCGACATCGGCCGTCTTGTGCGGGAGAGCATCCTGGCGTTTTCAGCCCACCTGAACAGCGGCTCTCCGGTGTTTGCCTCAACGCTTCAGGAAACACTTCTGGACCTTGTGGCGACCGGGCTGGCGGGCAGCCGCAAGAGCGAGCTGGCGCTTTCCTCGTTCGATCGTCAGATCCTGCTCAGGGCGCGCAGCTGCATTGCGCGCCGCATTCACGATCCGGAGCTGGACCGGAACCAGGTGGCGTCGGCCACCGGACTGTCGGTACGGCGTCTCAACGCGATCTTCCAGTGCGAAGGGTCTTCGATCGCAGGCGAAATCCGGCAGAAACGGCTGGAGGTCGTTGCAGCGGCGCTGCATGACCCGAGATTTGCAGCGATGTCGATCAGTGAAATCGCGATGCGCTGCGGGTACAACAATCTGCAGCATTTCTCGACACTGTTTCGCAAGGCTTTTGGCCGTTCGCCCCGGCAGTACCGGGGCGAGGAAGAGTAATCGCGGTAAAGGGTCCCGCGAAGGTGAAATCAGGCAGAGGCCTTGGCTGACTTAAGCTCGTCGCGGATTTCGATCAGGACGTCGATTTCCGACGGGCCGGTCTTGACCTCAGGCTCTACGTCGTCCGGCTTTTCAGCCATGGACTTGATCCGATTGACCGACTTCACAAGCATGAAGACGACAAATGCGATGATCATGAAGTTGATGCAGGACGTCAGAAAGGCGCCATAGGCGAAAACGGCGGCTCCGCTTTCACGAGCAGCGGCAAGACCGGTGCCGGCAGGAACCTCCCCGGACAGAACGACATACATCGAGGTGAAGTCGATGCCGCCGATGATGAGCCCGATAATCGGGTTGATCAGGTCATTGACCAGGCTGGTGACGATGGCGGTGAATGCTGCGCCGATGATGATG includes these proteins:
- a CDS encoding HlyU family transcriptional regulator — protein: MLGKMFKSLFGSSGDGNKGASKATTVDYDGYLIVAQPQLSNGQWQVSGRIEKQVGETTKVHTFIRADTLPDEEAAANEMIRKAKLMIDQVGDSIFD
- the modA gene encoding molybdate ABC transporter substrate-binding protein — its product is MSNSSLFACLRSLAGAAFLAGLAAQPTTAAAGEVTVFAAASLADALEEIEQRFEAATGHDLVISLAGSSALARQIQQGAPADIFISANPDWMDVLEKDELLEAGTRFDLLNNSLVLIAHGREAKPLDISADLNLPEILGDNRLAMALVDAVPAGIYGKAALQSLGLWDDAEPRVAQSDNVRSALALVATGEAPYGIVYATDAVAEDNVTVVGTFPAESHPPIVYPVADLANRDTPAEEEFLAYLQGPDAREAFERQGFVVLDR
- a CDS encoding winged helix-turn-helix domain-containing protein, whose protein sequence is MRDEDSSPRFRIRLVFGPDEMMGPGKAELLERIQRTGSIAAAGREMGMSYKRAWQLVETLNAMFRSPLVERSRGGAKGGGAQITETGLAVLEEYRAIELKARAAGDPHIEKLKTLLSDIPDGI
- a CDS encoding carbon-nitrogen hydrolase family protein, whose product is MTKQFKVAAVQAAPCFLDLDAGIDKAVRLIEEAASAGARLVAFSETWLPGYPNYIWLGPVAWQMQFAGRYFENSIVAGSDHEKRLADACRKNNIQLSMGCSERDGGSLYIAQWHFDETGTVVNRRRKLKPTHVERTVYGEGDGSDLAVVETSLGRIGQLACWEHLQPLSKYAMYAQNEQIHCAAWPNLHLYKGTAYALGHEVNNAASMIYAVEGGCFVLAPCSLVTRDIQDELCQGDPEKEALCPLGGGYTRIYAPDGQEIGTQIAQDEEGLVFADIDLGMIAFAKAAADPAGHYAKRDATRLLLNRKKQRPVVAFDDAPGWEDASELATVRQSPMEEAAE
- a CDS encoding helix-turn-helix domain-containing protein, whose amino-acid sequence is MSGQASYSTVDIAPRDRFAYWREAVCDSYVQLGCEAGEGPGFVGSLDIERHSALSVSRVSGTAHRVVRRPSDIRSASEADFLVSLQTANSSRLTQFGKTSVLRPGDMVVYDSTQPYCLDLTEPFSQTVLQFSKASLLSRLPFAETLGGTWIDGQSDIGRLVRESILAFSAHLNSGSPVFASTLQETLLDLVATGLAGSRKSELALSSFDRQILLRARSCIARRIHDPELDRNQVASATGLSVRRLNAIFQCEGSSIAGEIRQKRLEVVAAALHDPRFAAMSISEIAMRCGYNNLQHFSTLFRKAFGRSPRQYRGEEE
- the mscL gene encoding large conductance mechanosensitive channel protein MscL, which produces MIKEFRDFIAKGNVMDLAVGIIIGAAFTAIVTSLVNDLINPIIGLIIGGIDFTSMYVVLSGEVPAGTGLAAARESGAAVFAYGAFLTSCINFMIIAFVVFMLVKSVNRIKSMAEKPDDVEPEVKTGPSEIDVLIEIRDELKSAKASA